A DNA window from Streptomyces sp. CA-278952 contains the following coding sequences:
- a CDS encoding ROK family protein, producing the protein MKSILTPLGPKADKDTVRRHNLSLVLRAVRDEGERGEATRAGVAARVGLTRAAVSSLVEQLMDSGFLTESGKTFSGQAGRPGTALKVARTGPAGLGVEINIDYVSVCVVDLAGTGRVRQTEHLDNRGAPAEEALARAARIAARTLESAYEQELRPVGAALALPGLVSGGSVRQAPNLGWNEVPAQELFAEALAALRPGHPVLPVASENEANLAALAELWFGGLGDVRSFLYLTGEIGVGGALVLGGELLRGAHGFAGEIGHVVVDPAGPECRCGSRGCLEQYAGQAALLRAAGVEGLGGASGVLELERRAGAGDPRAVAAVGEAGRMLGRVLSGAVNLIDPDAVVLGGIYRGLMPWLAPPADEELTGRVVSGLWSPGSGRLRASSVAGDAARGAAALVVQDVLDDPVAYAEPSGG; encoded by the coding sequence ATGAAGAGCATCCTCACTCCGCTGGGGCCCAAGGCCGACAAGGACACCGTGCGACGGCACAATCTGAGCCTGGTACTCCGCGCCGTACGGGACGAGGGCGAGCGGGGCGAGGCGACCCGGGCCGGAGTGGCCGCCCGGGTCGGGCTGACCCGGGCCGCGGTGTCCTCGCTCGTCGAGCAGCTGATGGACAGCGGGTTCCTCACCGAGTCGGGCAAGACGTTCAGCGGACAGGCGGGCCGCCCCGGCACCGCGCTCAAGGTGGCCAGGACCGGACCGGCCGGGCTCGGCGTGGAGATCAACATCGATTACGTCTCGGTGTGCGTGGTCGACCTGGCGGGCACCGGCCGGGTCCGGCAGACCGAGCACCTCGACAACCGGGGCGCGCCCGCCGAGGAGGCCCTGGCCCGGGCGGCCCGGATCGCCGCGCGGACCCTGGAGTCGGCGTACGAGCAGGAGTTGCGGCCGGTGGGCGCGGCGCTGGCGCTGCCGGGTCTGGTCTCCGGCGGGTCGGTGCGGCAGGCTCCGAACCTCGGCTGGAACGAGGTCCCGGCGCAGGAGCTGTTCGCCGAGGCGCTGGCCGCCCTGCGCCCCGGCCACCCGGTGCTGCCGGTCGCCTCGGAGAACGAGGCCAATCTCGCGGCACTGGCCGAGCTGTGGTTCGGCGGTCTGGGGGATGTGCGGAGCTTCCTCTATCTGACCGGGGAGATCGGGGTGGGCGGCGCACTCGTCCTGGGCGGCGAACTGCTGCGCGGTGCGCACGGTTTCGCCGGGGAGATCGGGCATGTGGTGGTGGATCCGGCGGGGCCGGAGTGCCGGTGCGGTTCACGGGGGTGCCTGGAGCAGTACGCCGGCCAGGCGGCGCTGCTGCGGGCGGCCGGGGTCGAGGGCCTCGGGGGCGCCTCCGGGGTGCTGGAGCTGGAGCGGCGCGCGGGCGCCGGGGACCCGCGCGCGGTGGCCGCGGTCGGTGAGGCGGGCCGGATGCTGGGCCGGGTCCTGTCGGGCGCGGTGAACCTGATCGACCCGGACGCGGTGGTGCTCGGCGGGATCTACCGGGGGCTGATGCCGTGGCTGGCGCCGCCCGCCGACGAGGAGCTGACCGGCCGGGTGGTGTCGGGGCTCTGGTCGCCGGGCAGTGGCCGGCTCCGGGCGTCGTCGGTGGCGGGCGACGCGGCGCGGGGCGCGGCGGCGCTCGTGGTGCAGGATGTGCTGGACGATCCGGTGGCGTACGCGGAGCCGTCCGGCGGCTGA
- the xylA gene encoding xylose isomerase yields MTERFTPTPEDKFSFGLWTVGWQGRDPFGDATRAAIDPVDSVRRLAELGAWGVTFHDDDLIPFGAPETERERIVKRFRTAVDDSGLVVPMVTTNLFTHPVFKDGGFTANDRGVRRYALRKTLRNIDLAVELGASTFVAWGGREGAESGGAKDVRLALHRMKEAFDLLGEYVVEQGYDLRFAIEPKPNEPRGDILLPTIGHALAFIERLERPELVGVNPETGHEQMAGLNFPHGIAQAMWADKLFHIDLNGQSGIKYDQDLRFGAGDLRQAFWLVDLLESGYEGPRHFDFKPPRTEDYDGVWASAAGCMRNYLILKERAAAFRADPEVRAALRASRLDELARPTAGEGLAGLLADRSAYEDFDVDAAAERGMAFEALDQLAMDHLLAVR; encoded by the coding sequence ATGACGGAACGCTTCACCCCCACCCCCGAGGACAAGTTCAGCTTCGGCCTGTGGACCGTGGGCTGGCAGGGCCGGGACCCCTTCGGCGACGCGACCCGCGCGGCCATCGACCCCGTGGACTCGGTGCGGCGGCTCGCGGAGCTGGGCGCTTGGGGGGTGACCTTCCACGACGACGATCTGATCCCCTTCGGCGCGCCGGAGACCGAGCGCGAAAGGATCGTCAAGCGCTTCCGTACGGCGGTCGACGACAGCGGGCTCGTCGTGCCCATGGTGACGACGAACCTCTTCACCCACCCCGTCTTCAAGGACGGCGGATTCACCGCCAACGACCGTGGTGTACGTCGCTACGCACTCCGCAAGACCCTGCGCAACATCGACCTCGCCGTCGAACTGGGCGCGAGCACCTTCGTGGCGTGGGGCGGCCGCGAGGGGGCCGAGTCCGGCGGGGCGAAGGACGTCCGCCTCGCCCTCCACCGGATGAAGGAGGCCTTCGACCTGTTGGGCGAGTACGTCGTCGAGCAGGGTTACGACCTCCGCTTCGCCATCGAGCCCAAGCCGAACGAGCCGCGCGGCGACATCCTGCTGCCCACCATCGGCCACGCCCTGGCCTTCATCGAGCGCCTGGAGCGCCCCGAGCTGGTCGGCGTCAACCCGGAGACCGGGCACGAGCAGATGGCCGGGCTCAACTTCCCGCACGGCATCGCCCAGGCCATGTGGGCGGACAAGCTCTTCCACATCGACCTCAACGGCCAGTCCGGCATCAAGTACGACCAGGACCTGCGCTTCGGCGCGGGCGATCTGCGCCAGGCGTTCTGGCTCGTCGACCTGTTGGAGAGCGGCTACGAAGGCCCCCGCCACTTCGACTTCAAGCCCCCGCGCACCGAGGACTACGACGGTGTCTGGGCCTCCGCCGCGGGCTGCATGCGCAACTACCTCATCCTCAAGGAGCGGGCCGCCGCCTTCCGCGCCGACCCCGAGGTGCGGGCGGCCCTGCGCGCGTCCCGCCTGGACGAACTGGCGCGCCCCACCGCCGGCGAGGGACTGGCGGGCCTGCTCGCCGACCGCAGCGCGTACGAGGACTTCGACGTGGACGCCGCCGCGGAACGCGGCATGGCCTTCGAGGCACTGGACCAGCTCGCCATGGACCACCTGCTCGCCGTGCGCTGA